In Kordia antarctica, the following proteins share a genomic window:
- a CDS encoding RecQ family ATP-dependent DNA helicase — protein MTKPLALLEKYWGHTSFRPLQAEIIDAIIQQKDTLALLPTGGGKSVCFQIPALALDGICIVISPLVALIQDQVANLKVNGIKAIALIGGLRNDEVGALLDNCIYGDYKFLYLSPERLQQEMIQERIKQMNVNLIAVDEAHCISQWGNDFRPAYRNINTLRELLPNVPCIALTATATPKVVQDIEENLHLKDVQNFQQSFTRENLAYTVLQTENKVLTIEKTLRKYPQPCIVYTRNRKNTVLIHEALQRKGFTSIYFHGGLSSEEKKKALQKWLNGKVQTIVATNAFGMGIDKPDVKNVIHVQLPDSLESYYQEAGRAGRNGEYANAIILTDQNDIQQLQKQFIHNLPDVDFLKQVFRKLCSFFQVAYGEGYDTKHALAFNDFCKVYRFPSQKTYSALQLLDRHSLIQLSQNFHRKTTLKFIVDQFNLLNYLDNHPHLSLITQAILRTYGGIFEQKININTTFLSQKLGLQKSQIHETIQQLAKDEVILLEELQTDAEITFLVAREDDKTINPIAKDVRHQNELKKKRVQSVINYIDNTETCKNIQLLSYFGEVSKIACGICSVCKRQKTAAPDKDLQMLIHDDILKVLKANALTSTEICTVLPYREHLILGIIQLLLEAEKIKLTETNTYTL, from the coding sequence ATGACCAAACCGCTTGCGCTTCTCGAAAAATATTGGGGACATACTTCGTTTCGTCCGTTGCAAGCCGAAATTATTGATGCGATTATTCAACAAAAAGATACGTTAGCATTGTTGCCAACTGGTGGCGGAAAATCGGTTTGTTTTCAGATTCCTGCGTTGGCATTAGACGGAATTTGCATTGTAATTTCGCCATTAGTTGCGCTGATTCAAGATCAAGTAGCGAATTTAAAAGTGAATGGAATTAAAGCAATTGCCCTGATTGGCGGACTCCGAAATGACGAAGTTGGCGCATTGTTAGATAATTGCATTTATGGCGATTACAAGTTTTTATACCTTTCGCCCGAGCGTTTGCAACAAGAAATGATTCAGGAACGCATCAAGCAAATGAACGTGAATTTGATTGCCGTTGATGAAGCGCATTGTATTTCGCAATGGGGAAACGATTTTCGTCCCGCATATCGAAATATTAATACATTACGCGAATTGTTGCCAAACGTTCCGTGTATTGCACTTACAGCAACAGCAACTCCAAAGGTCGTTCAAGACATTGAAGAAAATTTACATTTAAAAGATGTTCAAAATTTTCAGCAATCGTTTACACGCGAAAATTTAGCGTATACAGTTTTACAAACAGAAAATAAAGTGCTTACTATTGAGAAAACCTTGCGCAAATATCCGCAACCGTGTATTGTGTATACGCGCAACAGGAAAAATACAGTACTAATTCACGAAGCATTGCAACGAAAAGGATTTACAAGTATTTATTTTCATGGCGGACTTTCGTCAGAAGAGAAAAAAAAGGCGTTACAAAAGTGGCTGAACGGAAAAGTACAGACGATCGTGGCAACAAATGCCTTCGGAATGGGCATTGATAAACCTGATGTTAAAAACGTGATTCATGTGCAATTGCCCGATAGTTTGGAGAGTTATTATCAAGAAGCAGGACGCGCAGGACGAAATGGCGAATATGCAAACGCAATTATTTTAACCGATCAAAACGATATTCAACAATTACAAAAACAATTCATTCATAATTTACCTGATGTTGATTTTTTGAAACAGGTTTTCAGAAAACTATGTAGCTTCTTCCAAGTTGCGTATGGCGAAGGTTATGATACCAAACATGCGCTCGCTTTTAATGATTTTTGTAAAGTGTACCGTTTTCCATCACAAAAAACATATTCTGCGCTACAATTATTAGATAGACATAGCTTGATTCAGCTTTCGCAGAATTTTCATCGGAAAACAACCTTGAAATTTATAGTAGATCAGTTTAATTTGTTGAATTATTTAGACAATCATCCGCATTTGAGTTTGATTACACAAGCAATTTTACGAACCTACGGCGGCATTTTTGAGCAAAAAATAAACATTAATACAACATTCTTATCACAAAAATTAGGATTGCAAAAGAGTCAAATTCACGAGACGATTCAACAGTTGGCAAAAGATGAAGTGATTTTATTGGAAGAATTGCAAACTGACGCGGAAATCACGTTTTTAGTCGCGCGTGAAGATGACAAAACCATCAATCCGATCGCAAAAGACGTTCGTCATCAAAATGAATTAAAAAAGAAACGCGTTCAATCGGTTATCAATTATATTGACAATACAGAAACGTGCAAAAATATACAGCTTCTCTCCTATTTCGGAGAAGTTTCAAAAATTGCTTGCGGCATTTGTTCTGTCTGCAAAAGACAAAAAACGGCAGCTCCTGATAAAGATTTGCAAATGCTTATTCATGATGATATTTTAAAAGTATTGAAAGCAAACGCATTAACTTCAACCGAAATTTGTACTGTTTTGCCATATAGAGAACATCTGATATTAGGAATTATTCAATTACTTTTGGAAGCAGAGAAAATTAAATTAACAGAAACAAATACGTATACCTTATAA
- the fmt gene encoding methionyl-tRNA formyltransferase, which translates to MRDLRIVFMGTPDFAVATLKALLDANYTVVGVITAPDRPAGRGRKLNESAVKKFALENNLNVLQPTNLKKASFVAELKALNANLQIVVAFRMLPKVVWQMPEYGTFNLHASLLPDYRGAAPINWAVINGETKTGVTTFFIDEKIDTGAIIFQEEIPIDPNENAGLLHDKLMNLGSGLVVKTAQHIEKNEVTTTIQPQNEEIKTAYKIHKETCEIDWTKSIDSIYNRIRGLSPYPASWTTLYNGEDTYAIKIYEVEKVLESHSHETGSVISSKKEIKVAVKNGYLLLKIIQLPGKRKMEILALLNGFKFEKDAKVS; encoded by the coding sequence ATGAGAGATTTAAGAATCGTTTTTATGGGAACGCCCGATTTTGCAGTTGCAACATTAAAAGCACTTTTGGACGCAAATTATACTGTAGTTGGTGTAATTACTGCGCCAGATAGACCTGCAGGACGCGGACGTAAGTTGAATGAGTCTGCGGTGAAAAAGTTTGCATTAGAAAATAATTTGAACGTTTTACAACCAACGAATTTAAAAAAAGCATCTTTTGTCGCTGAATTAAAGGCGTTAAACGCGAATTTACAAATTGTGGTTGCTTTTAGAATGCTTCCGAAAGTTGTGTGGCAAATGCCCGAATACGGAACGTTTAATTTACACGCTTCGTTACTTCCAGATTATAGAGGCGCGGCGCCAATAAATTGGGCAGTTATTAATGGTGAAACCAAAACTGGCGTGACAACCTTCTTTATTGATGAGAAAATTGATACTGGCGCAATCATTTTTCAAGAAGAAATTCCTATTGATCCAAATGAAAATGCAGGTTTATTACATGACAAGTTAATGAACCTTGGAAGCGGCTTGGTTGTAAAGACTGCTCAGCATATTGAAAAGAATGAAGTAACAACGACTATTCAACCACAAAATGAAGAAATTAAAACGGCATATAAAATTCATAAAGAAACGTGTGAGATCGATTGGACAAAAAGTATAGATAGTATATATAATAGGATTCGTGGTTTGAGTCCATATCCAGCATCTTGGACAACCTTATATAATGGAGAAGATACGTATGCAATTAAAATTTATGAAGTAGAGAAGGTTTTGGAATCGCATTCGCATGAAACGGGAAGTGTAATTTCCTCTAAAAAAGAAATCAAAGTTGCGGTAAAAAACGGGTATTTACTTTTGAAAATAATTCAACTTCCAGGAAAGCGTAAGATGGAAATTTTGGCACTTTTAAATGGTTTTAAATTCGAAAAAGATGCAAAAGTCTCGTAA
- a CDS encoding HU family DNA-binding protein, whose product MNKTELIDSMAADAGISKAAAKKSLESFLGNVEGALKKGGRVSLVGFGSWSVSERAARDGRNPQTGATIKIAAKKVVKFKAGSDLGNAVNN is encoded by the coding sequence ATGAACAAAACAGAATTAATTGACTCAATGGCTGCTGACGCAGGAATTTCTAAAGCTGCAGCAAAGAAGTCATTGGAATCATTTTTAGGAAATGTAGAAGGAGCTTTGAAAAAAGGTGGAAGAGTTTCTTTAGTAGGATTTGGATCTTGGTCAGTATCGGAAAGAGCTGCAAGAGACGGAAGAAATCCTCAAACTGGAGCAACTATCAAGATTGCTGCTAAGAAAGTAGTAAAGTTTAAAGCTGGATCTGATTTAGGAAATGCTGTAAACAATTAG
- a CDS encoding YqgE/AlgH family protein translates to MVALKPSKGHLLIAEPSIIGDVSFNRSVVLLADHTDQGSIGFILNKPLNVNLSDLIPQFSNAKTSFKVYNGGPVEQDNLYFIHKIPHLVPNSIEISLGIFWGGDFSSVAKLLEEDKLDKDDIKFFLGYSGWHANQLMEELSSNSWIIVKNEFKEEIISKSCKSIWRNKMMEFGGEYLIWSNAPEDPSHN, encoded by the coding sequence ATGGTAGCCTTAAAACCCAGTAAAGGACATCTTTTAATTGCCGAACCATCCATTATTGGAGACGTATCTTTCAATAGATCAGTTGTATTACTAGCTGATCATACTGACCAAGGATCTATTGGTTTCATCTTAAATAAACCGCTAAATGTGAATCTTTCTGACTTGATTCCACAGTTTTCGAACGCAAAAACTTCTTTCAAAGTGTATAATGGTGGACCTGTTGAACAAGATAATTTATATTTTATTCATAAAATTCCACACTTGGTTCCAAATAGCATTGAAATTTCTCTTGGAATTTTTTGGGGAGGCGATTTTTCGTCAGTTGCAAAGCTTTTGGAAGAAGACAAATTGGATAAAGACGATATTAAGTTTTTCTTAGGATATTCTGGCTGGCATGCCAATCAATTGATGGAAGAATTGAGTTCTAATTCATGGATTATTGTTAAGAATGAATTTAAGGAAGAGATCATTTCTAAGTCGTGCAAATCTATTTGGCGTAATAAAATGATGGAATTTGGCGGTGAATATTTGATTTGGTCGAATGCGCCAGAAGATCCGAGTCATAATTAA
- a CDS encoding aminotransferase class IV, with protein MVNFNGNISEEITILSVENRGLKYGDSLFETLRVVANKILFWEDHYFRLMESMRILRMEIPMNFTMEFLEEEILNTLKANKLTNARVRCTIFRGNGGLYLPDSNEIEYIITANELNSPFYLLSDASCEVDLYKDFYINKGLLSTLKTNNKIINVLGSVYAKENDLDNCLLVNEDKSVVEALNGNIFLVKGNVIKTPPITDGCLKGILRKQLLEILEKIPDYELKEESISPFEIQKADEFFITNVIQGIVPITKYRKKQFETSVARDLLAKLNLKIRLG; from the coding sequence ATGGTAAATTTTAACGGAAATATCAGCGAAGAAATAACAATACTAAGTGTCGAAAATAGAGGATTAAAGTATGGAGATTCACTCTTTGAAACCCTAAGAGTTGTCGCAAATAAAATTCTCTTCTGGGAAGACCATTATTTCAGACTCATGGAATCAATGCGGATTCTGCGAATGGAAATTCCGATGAACTTTACAATGGAATTTCTAGAAGAAGAAATTCTAAACACATTAAAAGCAAACAAACTCACAAATGCGCGTGTTCGTTGTACAATATTCAGAGGAAATGGTGGATTATATTTGCCAGATTCCAACGAAATTGAATATATAATTACAGCAAACGAATTAAATTCTCCATTCTATTTACTCTCGGATGCTTCCTGCGAAGTGGATTTATACAAAGATTTCTACATCAACAAAGGATTGCTCTCCACACTAAAGACGAATAACAAAATTATAAACGTATTAGGAAGCGTCTACGCGAAAGAAAACGATCTTGACAACTGTTTGTTGGTGAATGAAGATAAAAGCGTTGTAGAAGCTCTAAATGGTAATATTTTCTTGGTAAAAGGAAACGTCATCAAAACACCACCAATTACAGATGGCTGCCTAAAAGGAATCTTGCGAAAGCAATTGCTTGAAATTCTAGAAAAAATACCAGATTACGAATTAAAAGAAGAAAGCATTTCGCCGTTTGAAATTCAAAAAGCAGATGAATTTTTCATCACAAATGTCATTCAAGGAATAGTTCCGATTACGAAATATCGAAAAAAACAGTTTGAAACTTCAGTTGCAAGAGATTTATTAGCAAAACTAAATCTGAAAATTCGATTAGGGTAA
- a CDS encoding START-like domain-containing protein, which yields MSDKIKYEIEFPIQSSPQLLFQYLSTPSGLSEWFADNVNSRGEFFTFIWDDSEETAKLLGKKNNERIRFRWEEEEDSSCYFEMKIVVDEITKDVSIIVTDHADEDEVDEGKMLWENQIGSLKQVLGSR from the coding sequence ATGTCAGATAAAATTAAATACGAAATAGAATTCCCTATACAATCCTCTCCACAGCTTTTGTTTCAATACCTATCAACGCCTTCAGGATTGTCTGAATGGTTTGCAGATAACGTAAATTCAAGAGGAGAGTTTTTTACGTTTATATGGGATGATAGTGAAGAAACGGCGAAGCTCTTAGGTAAAAAGAATAATGAGCGTATTCGTTTCCGATGGGAAGAAGAAGAAGACTCTTCGTGTTATTTTGAAATGAAGATCGTAGTCGATGAAATTACCAAAGATGTATCTATAATTGTTACCGATCACGCAGATGAAGATGAAGTAGATGAAGGTAAAATGTTGTGGGAGAACCAAATAGGAAGCCTCAAACAAGTTTTAGGATCACGCTAA
- a CDS encoding tyrosine-type recombinase/integrase, with protein sequence MPTFEQILTNEYVNEYISMAKQNYSEPKIYDAKGDLSKRWYVYFYYRNPEDGKMKKQKPIFKGANRLKNRAERMDFLNTYRKALLKLLKDGFSPYDTNQQNKERQEKLQGSNDTTEKVIHVATPNTGYTIKEALAFALKQREPDWAKKTAGSMKGHYTRFVEWLTENEVLHKDISELKRNHITSFLNELRTKPKNKAEKSKPLAAKTKNNYRATLSSLFTVLENDGIIPSNFIGTIKQKKSTPKKNKPFSNKQVEKIRKHLDTNDSYLRIFIQFMSYAFLRNKEVCNIKIKDIDLDSKRIFIGTKVESQTAIPIIKELEDIIRAMNIEKYDRNDYLITRFGHPAAWDIDEDNKSGYFSKRFHTNVREPLGLDMEHTLYSFRHTAAINIFKSLRDQKMPHDQILFRLMSITRHKSIAGLKNYLRDIGATLPEDYGDIYTIEF encoded by the coding sequence ATGCCTACATTTGAGCAAATTTTAACAAACGAGTATGTAAACGAGTATATTTCTATGGCAAAACAAAATTATTCAGAGCCTAAAATATATGACGCAAAAGGCGATCTTTCAAAGCGTTGGTATGTCTATTTCTATTACAGAAATCCCGAAGATGGGAAAATGAAGAAACAAAAACCGATCTTCAAAGGCGCAAATAGGTTAAAAAATAGAGCTGAACGAATGGATTTTCTAAATACATATCGCAAAGCATTACTCAAATTATTAAAAGATGGATTTTCTCCCTATGATACTAATCAACAAAACAAAGAACGTCAAGAAAAACTTCAAGGTTCAAACGATACAACTGAAAAAGTAATACACGTTGCAACTCCAAATACAGGCTACACAATAAAAGAAGCACTTGCTTTTGCATTAAAGCAACGAGAACCAGACTGGGCGAAAAAAACAGCAGGTTCAATGAAAGGTCACTATACTAGATTTGTTGAATGGCTCACAGAAAATGAGGTATTGCATAAAGATATTAGTGAATTGAAAAGAAACCACATAACGTCTTTTTTGAATGAACTGAGAACAAAGCCAAAAAATAAAGCTGAAAAATCCAAGCCACTAGCAGCGAAAACAAAAAATAATTACAGGGCTACCCTATCCTCATTATTTACCGTATTAGAGAATGATGGAATTATTCCTAGCAACTTTATTGGCACAATAAAACAAAAGAAAAGTACGCCAAAGAAAAATAAACCTTTCTCAAACAAGCAAGTAGAAAAAATTCGCAAGCATTTAGATACGAATGATTCGTACTTAAGAATATTTATTCAATTTATGTCGTATGCCTTTTTAAGAAATAAAGAAGTGTGTAATATTAAAATCAAGGATATCGATTTGGATTCGAAACGAATTTTTATTGGTACAAAAGTAGAATCACAAACAGCGATTCCAATCATAAAAGAATTGGAAGATATCATACGAGCAATGAATATTGAAAAATATGATCGTAATGATTATCTAATTACACGATTTGGTCATCCTGCTGCATGGGATATTGATGAAGACAACAAATCGGGATATTTCTCAAAACGATTTCACACAAATGTTAGAGAGCCACTAGGACTCGATATGGAACATACTTTGTATTCATTTAGACATACAGCTGCAATTAATATTTTTAAGTCGCTGAGAGATCAAAAAATGCCACACGATCAAATTCTTTTCCGCTTAATGTCAATCACTAGACACAAATCCATTGCAGGACTTAAAAATTACTTGCGTGATATTGGTGCAACTTTGCCAGAAGATTACGGAGATATTTATACTATTGAATTTTAA
- a CDS encoding HsdM family class I SAM-dependent methyltransferase has protein sequence MAQSIEPNIADLANGWLKSYELPYKLEQESVNAEIDKALSDYFTKNGGTGANRPDAKILLQNKNLDYYPILIEYKGYKDKLVKLDKEGQVENRNTKNEPNFKNINSFAVNGAVHYANALLHHTNYTDIIAIGMTGYKSERGKIRHEIGVYYISKSNLGAGQKVGDYSDLSFLAPKNFDAFIEKVKKLQLSQEELDKLKEQREKEIDQTLTKLNQHIFDNEKGISEKDRVYLVAASIMATIGVPNKVTALDKSELKSSVEKGNKDGDIILRKIKAFLDIKDIPSEKKLFVTRALDNTLTTENINKVENGESQLKRVFTKIVDDLGIYYKIGLTTDFTGKLFNEMYSWLGFSQDKLNDVVLTPNYVASLLVKLARVNKDSFVWDFATGSAGLLVAAMNEMLNDAKNNIKSPEERTQKEIKIKAEQLLGLELLPDIYMLAILNMILMGDGSSNILNIDSIKDFDGKYGFGRAGSKFPADAFILNPPYSALGNGMNFVERALGMMNKGYAAIIIQNSAGSGKAIDYNKRILAKHTLIASIRMPIDVFIGKSSVQTNIYVFKVNEKHHKDEMVRFIDFSNDGYARSNRKKANTNLKDTDQAKERYQEVIDLVRFGKSKLKIFTEKEYYENTIDPKNGTDWNQSAPIDTKPTLQDFKKTVTDYLAWEVSSLLKNQDGSLGK, from the coding sequence ATGGCACAATCAATAGAACCAAATATTGCAGATTTAGCGAACGGATGGCTAAAATCATATGAATTACCTTATAAACTAGAGCAAGAATCTGTAAATGCTGAAATTGACAAAGCACTTTCTGACTACTTCACTAAAAATGGTGGAACAGGCGCAAATCGACCAGATGCTAAAATATTACTCCAAAATAAAAATTTAGACTACTACCCTATTCTTATAGAGTACAAAGGTTATAAAGACAAACTCGTGAAACTTGACAAAGAAGGACAAGTTGAAAACAGAAACACTAAAAATGAACCTAATTTTAAAAACATTAATTCATTTGCTGTAAATGGTGCAGTTCATTATGCAAATGCTTTGCTTCATCATACAAATTACACCGATATTATCGCTATCGGAATGACAGGTTACAAAAGCGAAAGAGGGAAAATTCGTCACGAAATTGGCGTTTATTATATTTCCAAAAGCAATCTAGGTGCAGGACAAAAGGTAGGTGATTATTCAGACCTTTCTTTTTTAGCACCAAAGAATTTCGATGCTTTTATAGAGAAAGTTAAAAAACTTCAATTATCCCAAGAAGAACTTGATAAACTAAAAGAACAGCGAGAAAAAGAAATTGACCAAACACTAACAAAACTTAATCAGCATATTTTTGATAATGAAAAAGGAATTAGTGAAAAAGACCGTGTTTATTTAGTTGCTGCCTCAATTATGGCAACAATAGGAGTGCCAAATAAAGTTACTGCTTTAGATAAGTCTGAATTAAAATCATCTGTAGAAAAAGGTAATAAAGATGGCGATATTATATTGCGAAAAATAAAAGCATTTTTAGACATTAAGGATATACCTAGTGAAAAGAAACTATTTGTTACAAGAGCTTTAGATAATACTTTGACAACAGAAAATATAAACAAAGTTGAAAATGGAGAAAGTCAACTTAAAAGAGTATTCACCAAAATTGTTGATGATTTAGGTATTTATTATAAAATAGGTTTAACGACAGATTTTACTGGAAAGCTTTTTAATGAAATGTATAGTTGGCTTGGTTTTTCACAAGACAAGTTAAATGATGTTGTGCTTACGCCCAATTATGTTGCTTCGCTTTTAGTGAAATTAGCAAGAGTAAATAAAGACTCTTTTGTATGGGATTTTGCAACGGGTTCGGCAGGTTTATTAGTTGCAGCAATGAATGAAATGCTAAACGATGCTAAAAACAATATTAAATCGCCTGAAGAACGTACTCAAAAAGAAATAAAAATAAAAGCAGAACAATTGCTTGGTTTAGAATTGCTTCCAGATATCTATATGCTAGCAATTTTGAATATGATACTTATGGGAGATGGTAGTTCTAACATCTTGAATATTGACTCTATTAAAGATTTTGACGGAAAATATGGTTTTGGTAGAGCAGGTAGTAAATTTCCAGCGGATGCTTTTATTTTAAACCCACCTTATTCTGCTTTAGGTAATGGAATGAACTTTGTTGAGAGAGCACTAGGAATGATGAATAAAGGCTATGCAGCTATTATTATCCAAAATTCAGCTGGTTCTGGTAAGGCAATTGACTACAATAAAAGGATTTTAGCTAAACATACTCTAATAGCTAGTATCAGAATGCCAATTGACGTTTTCATCGGTAAGTCTAGTGTTCAAACTAATATTTACGTTTTTAAAGTAAATGAAAAACATCATAAAGATGAAATGGTCAGGTTTATTGATTTCAGCAATGATGGTTATGCAAGGTCAAACCGGAAAAAAGCCAATACCAATTTAAAAGATACCGATCAAGCTAAAGAACGCTATCAAGAAGTTATAGATTTGGTTCGTTTTGGAAAAAGCAAACTTAAAATTTTTACCGAAAAAGAATATTATGAAAATACTATTGACCCTAAAAATGGTACAGACTGGAATCAATCTGCACCAATTGATACTAAGCCAACATTACAAGATTTTAAGAAAACCGTAACTGATTATTTGGCTTGGGAAGTAAGTAGTCTATTAAAAAATCAAGACGGCAGCCTGGGAAAGTAG
- a CDS encoding restriction endonuclease subunit S has protein sequence MKWGEFKIGDLFEVLTYKKRFDANKVIVLKKGKYPYVVRMGSNNGQKGFINENVEFLNDGNTISFGQDTATMYYQETPYFTGDKIKILKSKFSRFSKNNAQFFISTMMRAFSSFSWGSNSFSVDIIKEQTVSLPLKGDQIDFDIIETIIAEQEVERIEQLDSHLLTSGLKEYELTKDEQNSIKEYDNIEWDVFKLVTLFERLKTKKLPFKAKDLPSQIIGEYTLPCLTSSFNNQGLNYFAPKDRATILKNVISIPSNSDIYRAYFQSNEFTVLSDAYAIRWIFNGDKLLPNQYLFTVQSINKVTDLSIYSYKNKLGGWNVVKNKYIQLPIKNDKPDYEKMETLISAIKKLVIKDVVLYVERKKKELNMIT, from the coding sequence ATTAAGTGGGGCGAATTTAAAATTGGTGATTTATTTGAGGTTCTTACATATAAGAAAAGGTTTGACGCAAATAAAGTCATTGTTTTAAAAAAAGGAAAGTATCCTTATGTAGTAAGAATGGGATCCAATAATGGGCAGAAAGGTTTTATCAACGAAAATGTAGAGTTTCTAAACGATGGTAATACTATATCATTTGGTCAAGATACTGCAACAATGTACTACCAAGAAACACCATATTTCACGGGTGATAAAATCAAAATATTGAAATCGAAGTTTAGTCGTTTTTCCAAAAATAACGCTCAGTTTTTTATTTCCACAATGATGAGAGCTTTTAGTTCTTTTTCTTGGGGTAGCAATAGTTTTAGCGTTGATATTATAAAAGAGCAAACTGTATCACTACCTCTAAAAGGTGACCAAATTGATTTTGATATTATTGAAACAATTATAGCAGAACAAGAAGTTGAACGCATAGAGCAGTTAGATTCACACTTATTGACTTCAGGTTTAAAAGAATATGAACTTACTAAAGATGAGCAAAATTCCATAAAGGAATATGATAATATTGAATGGGACGTATTTAAACTGGTAACTCTATTTGAAAGATTAAAAACAAAAAAGTTACCTTTTAAAGCGAAAGATTTACCAAGTCAAATAATAGGTGAATACACACTTCCTTGTCTCACATCTAGTTTCAATAACCAAGGTTTAAACTATTTTGCACCTAAAGACAGAGCAACTATTTTAAAAAATGTAATCTCGATTCCTTCAAATAGCGATATTTATCGAGCTTACTTCCAATCAAATGAATTTACGGTTTTATCAGATGCCTATGCTATTCGATGGATTTTTAATGGTGATAAATTATTGCCAAATCAGTATTTATTTACTGTCCAAAGTATTAATAAAGTAACCGATTTGTCCATATATTCATATAAAAATAAATTAGGAGGATGGAATGTTGTAAAAAATAAATACATTCAATTACCTATCAAAAATGATAAACCTGACTATGAAAAAATGGAAACCCTAATTTCAGCTATAAAAAAACTGGTAATAAAAGATGTGGTTTTATATGTGGAAAGAAAAAAGAAAGAATTAAATATGATAACTTAA